CGACCCCGCCCTCGCGGCGGATCTCCCGCAAGCGCCACCGCTTTCAACATGGGCGCGACCGGGGTGATGGCGCTTTAGAGGCCAGCCGCGCCACCGGCCTTCGCATGCCGATGGGACGGATTTCCCCAACCTCCCCTTGGCGTGGACCATGTTTCTGCTGCTCTCACCCGACGAGATGGCCGCGCCTTGTCAGGGGGCCGCTTTACGGAAGCTTCCGCATGCTCGCCGCCCCGCCGTCAAACGCAGCACATCCAACCGCCCCGAAGTCGACCGGCTGCCCGGGATCGCGGCCATGACGCGGAGCGGTTCCGGAAGGGATCACAAGCCAAAGGGATACGCGCCGGCATTCCGGGCCGGTAGCACCGCATGACCCCCGTCAAACACGACAAGCGGCGCAACCGCGTTGAAATTCAGGCAGGCTCGAGGACCGGAGGCGCGGCAACCCGCCATGACCGCTGTAAAGGGAGCTTCCTTCGGCCATCGCACGCGCAGCCGTCGTCATCTGCTGGTTCCGAATCCCGGCCCTGACGCGACAAGTCCCTTTTATTTTGACAGGTGAAAGATCGGTGTCATGCTTGCGGCCAAGGCGCCGCGGCAGGCTACTGCCCCGGGCCGGCGATGCTTGGGAGGTATCAGATGCAGGGAAGAATGCTGATCGCGGGCCTTCTGGCCGCGACCTGTCTTGGCGGGCCGCTGCGCGCGCAGGATCTGACGGTGGGGGTGAGCTGGTCGAATTTCCAGGAGGAACGCTGGAAGACCGATGAGGCCGCGATCAGGGACGCGCTGGACGCGGCCGGGGCGGAATATGTCTCGACAGACGCGCAATCGTCATCGGCCAAGCAGCTGTCGGATGCGGAAAGCCTGATCGCGCAGGGGGTCGACGCGCTGCTGATCCTGGCGCAGGACACCTCGGCGATCATTCCCGCGGTGCAGGCCGCTGACGATGAGGGCATTCCGGTGATCGCCTATGACCGGCTGATCGAGGACCCCCGCGCCTTCTACCTGACCTTCGACAATCTCGAGGTGGGCCGGATGCAGGCCCGCGCCGTGCTGGAAAAGGCGCCCGAGGGCAATTACGTGATGATCAAGGGCTCGCCGACCGACCCGAATGCCGATTTCCTGAGGGCCGGCCAGCAAGAGGTGCTGCAACCCGCCATCGACGCGGGCAAGGTCAGGATCGTGGGCGAGGCCTATACCGACGGCTGGCTGCCCGCCAACGCCCAGCGCAACATGGAACAGATCCTGACCGCCAACGATAACGAGGTCGACGCGGTGGTGGCCTCGAATGACGGCACCGCGGGCGGCGCGGTGGCGGCGCTGGCGGCCCAGGGCATGGCCGGGATCCCGGTCTCGGGCCAGGACGGCGATCATGCCGGGCTGAACCGGGTCGCCAAGGGGACCCAGACGGTCTCGGTCTGGAAGGACGCGCGCGAGCTTGGCAGGACCGCGGCCGAGATCGCCATCGAGCTGGCGGGCGGCACCCCGATGAGCGACATCGCGGGCGCGGCGCAATGGACCTCGCCCGCGGGCACCACGCTCTGGGCGAGGTTTCTCGAGCCGATCCCGGTCACGCAGGACAACCTGACCACCGTCACCGATGCCGGATGGATCGGCGTCGAGGCGCTGTGCCAGGGCGTCACCGACGGCCCCGCGCCCTGCAACTGAGCCCCGGGCGCCCCGGCACTGTCATCGGCACCGGCCGTCCGGCCTCCGCCGGGGCGCCGTCTCAATCCGTCCAACAGGGGGCAGGGAATGGACAACGCCCAGACCCGCGGCGATGCGCGCGCCCGCAAGTCGATCCTCGACTCGCTGGATCTCGACACGCGCCTGCTTGGCATGATCGGCGCCTTCGTGGTGCTGTGCCTGGTGTTCAACTTCGTGACCGACGGGCGTTTCCTGACGCCCCGGAACATCTTCAACCTGACGATCCAGACCGTCAGCGTGGCGATCATGGCCACCGGCATGGTCTTCGTCATCGTCACCCGCAATATCGACCTCTCGGTCGGCGCGCTTCTGGCCACCTGCTCGGCGGTGATGGCGATGGCGCAGACCGTGGTGCTGCCGACCTGGCTGGGGCTCGGGCTGGGCCATTGGGCAATCGCGCCGCTGGCGATCGCGGCCGGGCTGGCGACCGGCGCGCTGATCGGCGGGGTCCAGGGCTGGCTGGTGGGGTTTCTCGGCATTCCCGCCTTCATCGTCACGCTGGGCGGGCTTCTGGTCTGGCGCAATGTCGCCTGGTACCTGACCAACGGGCAGACCATCGGCCCGCTCGACCCGACCTACCAGCTTCTGGGCGGCATCAACGGCACCCTCGGCGAAAGCCTGTCCTGGGGCTTCGGGCTGGCGGCGACGGTCTTCGCGCTGGTCTACATGGCCACGAACCGCCGCAACCGCCGGGCGCATGATTTCCCGGTCAAACCGCGCTGGGCCGAGGCGCTTCTGGGCCTTGTCGCGGCCGGGGCGATCCTGGGCTTCGTCGCGGTGCTGAACGCCTATGACGTGCCCGCCCGGCGGCTGGCGCGGATCTTCGAGGCCCGGGGCGAGGTCCTGCCCGAGGGCTACAGCGCGGGCTACGGGCTGCCCTTCTCGGTGATCCTGCTGGTCCTGATCGCGACCGGGATGACGGTCATCGCCCGGCGCACCCGGTTCGGGCGCTATGTCTTCGCGACGGGCGGCAATCCCGATGCCGCCGCCCTGTCGGGGATCAACACGCGCTGGCTGACGGTGAAGGTCTTCGCGCTGATGGGGGTGCTTTGCGCATTGTCGGCGGTGGTGGCCTCGGCCCGGCTGACCTTCCATTCGAACGATATCGGCACGCTGGACGAACTGCGCGTGATCGCGGCCGCGGTGATCGGCGGCACCGCGCTCGCGGGCGGCTCGGGCACGATCTACGGCGCCATCCTCGGCGCGCTGATCATGCAGTCGCTGCAATCGGGCATGGCGATGGTGGGGGTCGACGCGCCGTTCCAGAACATCGTGGTGGGGGCGGTGCTGGTGCTGGCAGTGCTGGTCGACATCCTCTACCGCAAACGGACGGGAGAACGGTGATGGCAGGCGAACGCGGCACGCCCCTGGTCGAGATGAAGGACATCTCGGTCTCCTTCGGCGGCATCAAGGCGGTCGATCATGTCTCGGTCGATCTTTATCCGGGCGAGGTCGTGGGGCTTCTGGGCCATAACGGCGCGGGCAAGTCGACCCTGATCAAGTGCCTTTCGGGCGCCTACCGGCGCGACGCGGGCGAGATCCTGATCGACGGCCGCCCCGCCACGATCTCGAACCCGCGCGATGCCAGGCGCTACAATATCGAGACCATCTACCAGACGCTGGCCCTGGCCGACAATCTCGACGCCGCCTCGAACCTCTTTCTGGGGCGCGAACTGACCACCCCGCTGGGGCTGATGGACGATGCCGCGATGGAGGCCGAGACCCGCCGGATCATGGCCCGGCTCAACCCCAATTTCCGCAAGTTCGCGGCGCCGGTCTCGGCGCTGTCGGGCGGCCAGAGGCAGTCGGTCGCCATTGCCCGGGCGGTCTATTTCAATGCCCGCATCCTGATCATGGACGAGCCCACCGCCGCCCTCGGCCCGCAGGAGACGCAGATGGTGGCCGAGCTGATCGGCGAGCTGAAACGGCAGGGTCTGGGGATCTTCCTGATCGATCATGACGTCCATCAGGTGAAGGCGCTCTGCGACCGGGCGGCGGTGATGAAGAACGGCCGGCTCGTCGGCATCGTCAGGGTGGACGAGGTCTCGACCGACGACATCCTCGCGATGATCATCGCCGGCAAGACGCCTGCCCATCTGGCCGCCTGAACCGGACGCGGCCGCATTCCGGGCGGGGCGCTACGTCACAGGCGCGCCCTTCGGTGCGATGCCACGGCCCCTGCTCCGGCCATTTGCGGAGATACCTCTGGCCCGCACCAGATCCGAGCGGCGGGCGGGATCGATGCAGCCGTTGAGACCGGCCCCGCCCAGCCCGGCAGCGATGTCGTCCACCACCTCGCCACGGTCGTTCCGCCGAAGGCATGACGCATGTCCTTGCCGTCGGGCCTTCATCGGCGGCGCAGCTTCCGACGATCTGTCCCGCCGCATCGAGATCCCCGGTCTGGATGCAAACCGGCTGACCCGGAGCCGCAGCGCGCCAGATCGCGCAGCTCGCCTCCGGGCCGGTCGAAGCCATGGGGGACGCCGGCCATGTCGATGGCAGCGCCGATCCCCCACCGGATCGCCCGGCAGAGGCCCCAGCCCCGCAACCGTCACGAACAGCCGCGACACCGACCCGCCGACATGGCCGGACCGCAACAGGCGGGGGCGAATGAAGGACGGCATCATGTACCTTGCCGGGTGTCAGTTGCCGGGCCGCGCGGAACCGAGGTTGGCAGGGGGCAGCGTCCCCGGCATGACACCCAGGCCTCGATCCGGCAGAAACGCGGGTTGCGGCAACGGCCCGGGCATCGTACCGGAACACGGGCGGACGGGGCCGCACCGCCGCGGCCGGGCCGCGGGGGGCAGTTGTCCTGTTTCCGCCAAGACCGCCAGACGACGCGACCGCCGAGGAGACCGCCCGCAATGCCCAAGCCCGACAGGACCGAGCCTTCCTGCCGCAGCCTCTGCACCCTGCCCCCCGCGCAGGCTCTGCCGATCCTCGCCGTGGCGCTGGCGGCCTCGGTCTTCCTCTGGATCGGACTTGGCGCCGGTCTGCTCTGGCTGGGCTCGGGCGGTGACGGCCATCCGGCCCTGCCCGATCTCTGCAGTCTCGGACTGCGCGGACTGGCAATCTGCGGCCCGGCGCTGGCGGCTCTGGTCCTGCTTGCCCGACGGCCGCAGCACTGAACCCGAACCGCCCGCGGCTCGGGAAAACAAGCTCAGGCGCCCAGGCTCATCGGGCCGAGGAACGGCAGGTCGACCCCGAAGGCCCCGGCCAGCAGGACCGCGTTCAGGCCCAGAACCATCGCCGCCCCGGCAATGGCCAGCGCGCGCAGCAGCGGCCCGGTGGCATAGTCCCCCATGATGTCGCGCCGCCCGGCAAAGACGATCAGCGCGATCATCGGCACCGGCAGGGCGATCGACAGGATCACCTGGCTGACGACCAGCGCCTGGGTGGCATTGACCCCGGCCGCGACCACCGCGAAGGCGGGCAGCATCGTCACCAGCCGCCGCAGCCAGATCGGGATGCGGATCCTCAGAAAGCCCTGCATGATCATCTGCCCCGCCATCGTGCCGACGACCGAACTGGAAATGCCCGAGGCGATCAGCGACAGCAGGAACACCCCCGCCGCCGCCGCGCCCAGCAGCGGGGTCAGGGTGTGATAGGCGGTCTCGATCTCGGAGACCTCGCTATGGCCGCTGTGAAAGGCGCTGGCCGCCATCATCACCATCGCCATGTTGACGATCCCGGCCACGGCCAGCGCCGCCACCACCTCGATATCGGAAAAGCGCAGCACCTTGGCCCGCTCGGCCTCGCTGTGGATCTCGGCCCGGCTCTGGGTCAGGCCCGAATGCAGGTAGATCGCATGCGGCATGACCGTGGCGCCGATGATGCCGACGGCGATGGTCAGCGCGGCGGCATCGGGCATGGCGGGCGTCACGAGCCCCAGCCCCGCCGCGCCCCAGTCGATCGGCGCGATCAGGATCTCGGCCAGATAGCAAAGCCCGATCACCCCGACCAGCGTCCCGATGATCAGCTCGATCGGGCGGAAGCCGCGGCCCTGGACCAGCAGGATCGCATAGGTGACGATGGCGGTGATCGCCATGCCGACGATCAGCGGCAGCTCGAACAGCAGCGACAGCCCGATGGCGCCGCCAAGGAACTCGGCCAGATCGGTGGCCATGGCCGCGACCTCGCTGACCGCCCACATCACCCCCACCAGCGGGCGCGGAAAGTGGTCGCGGCAAAGCTCGGCCAGATTCTTGCCGGTGACGATGCCGAGCCGTGCCGAAAGCCCCTGGAACAGCATCGCGATCAGGTTCGCCAGCAACACCACCCACAGGAGCGCATAGCCATACCCCGCCCCGGCCTGGATATTGGTCGCGTAATTGCCCGGATCCATATAGGCGACCGAGGCGATCACGGCCGGCCCCACGAACAGCAGCCGGGCCCGAAGACCATGCCGCTTGCCCGACAGAAAGGCGGACATTTCCAGGCGGGTACGGTCGCTGGGGCTCATGGTATCGTCCTGAGGCAGGGTGGAAACGGATGACGAACGAAATTTAGCCAAGGCTTCATTTCATGCAAGTGTCTTTATCGTGATGCATTGTCTTTTCTTTCTTCCGCAAGCATCATCGGGCTCTGGCCTGGGCGCAGCGTCCCGGCTATATATCCGGTCCTGACAGTCCGGTCGGCCGCGGCGCCGGTCCGGGAAAGGAGCCCAGATGCCGCCCGATACCCCCCCGCCAGCCGATGCCGACCGCTTCCTCCGCGCCCGCGAGGCGCAGGCCGTGGCGCTGCTGGAGGATTATGTCGAGATGATCGGCGATCTGATCGCCGAACATGGCGAGGCGCGGGTGGCCGATATCGCCCAGCGCATGGGCGTCGCGCATCCGACCGCGACCAAGGCGGTCTCGCGGCTCAAGCGCGAGGGGCTGGCGGTGTCGCGCCCCTATCGCGGCGTGTTCCTGACCGAGGACGGCGCGGCGCTGGCCGAACGGGTGCGCCAGCGCCATCGGGTGGTGGTCGACATGCTGGTGGCGGTGGGGGTGCCGCGCGAGGCGGCCGAGCTCGACGCCGAGGGGATCGAGCACCATGTCTCGGACACAACGCTGCATGCCTTCGAGCGCTATCTCACCCGAAGCGGCTGAGCGGCCGGATCATTTCACCCGGATCATTTCACCCTGAGCGGCAGGCCCGAGACCACGAATTCGACCTCGTCGGCAACCTTGGCCACGCGCTGGTTCACCCAGCCCTGGGCATCGCGGAAGGCCCGGGCCAGGGCGTTTTCGGGCACGATGCCCATGCCGACCTCGTTCGAGACCAGCACCACCGGCGATTTCTGACGCAGAAGCGCCTCGGTCAGGCGGGCGGCCTCGGGTTCCCAGTCCCGTTCGGCGAACATGTAATTGGCCAGCCACAGCGTCAGGCAATCGACCAGCCGCGGCCCCGTGCCATCGCTGCGGTCAAGCGCGCCGACCAGATCGAGCGGCTCCTCGATCAGGGTCCAGCCCGGCCCCCGCGCCTCCCGATGACGGGCCACGCGGTCGCGCATCTCGTCATCCTGCGGCTCGGACGTGGCGATATAGACCGGCGCGCCCGGCATCGCCCGGACCCGTGCCTCGGCATGGCTGCTCTTGCCCGACCGCGCTCCGCCGGTCACCAGGATGATCCGTCCCATCGCGCTCTCCTTCGGCCCAAGGCGCTGCATAGCCCGCGTGGCGTGGCGCTTCAATCGCGGCGTCACGGCAAGGATGGTACGCTTCTTGCTTGGGCCGCACTCTCGAATTGGTATAAACTCCGAACCGGACAGGAGGGCGGCGACGCCAGCCGCCGTTTCAAGACCGCGCCGCAGGGAAGGAGACATGCGATGTGCCAGATCTTTGCCGGACAGGACCCCGAGCGTTACCAGTCGACCACCAGGCGGCTGCGGCTCAACGGACAAAGCACCAGCATCCGGCTGGAAAACAGCTTCTGGGCCATCCTCGACGAGATCGCGGCCTCGGAAGGCGCGACGACGCCCGCCTTCATCTCGAAGCTTCATGCCGAGGTGCTGGAACTGCATGGCGAGCCCTCGAATTTCAGCTCGCTCCTGCGCTGCACCTGCCTGATCTTCCGCGAGACCGCCCCGGCCGCAGGCGCGATGGCGATGGCCGCCGAATAGGCCCGCGCGCAAAGCCCGCACGGTAGTATCGCGCTACTACCCCGGCCCTGACCGTCCCGCGCTAGGATCTTCCGGAACGGAAGACCCAGCAAGAAGGGGACCATCTTGGCCAAGGCGATCCACAGCATGATCCGGGTGCTCGACGAAGAGCGGTCGGTGGCGTTCTACGACAAGGCCTTCGGGCTCAAGGTCGCGGAGCGACTCGATTTCCCGGACTTCACGCTGATCTACATGAGCAACCCGGAAACCGAGTTCGAACTCGAACTGACCGTGAACAAGGGCCGCACCGAGCCCTACGATCTGGGCGACGGCTACGGTCATCTGGCGGTGTCGGTCGAGGATCTCGATGCCGAACATGCGCGCTTCGAGGCCGAAGGGCTGGCGCCGCGCAAGCTGGTGGAATTCGCCCCGGCGGGCGAACTGGTCGGGCGGTTCTTCTTTGTCGCCGATCCCGACGGCTACCAGATCGAGGTGCTGGAACGCAGCGGCCGCTTCAAATGACCCGATAATCGAGAAAAGACCGGGCGGCTGGACACCGCCCGTCTGTCAAGGGAGGAGACCATATGACAGACCAGCAAGCCGTCCGGGCCCTGACCCGGCGCCAGCTTCTTGCCCGCGCCAGCGCGGCAGGAGCGACCCTGATGGTGGGGGCGGGCTTCGTCGCCGCGCCAGACGCCGCCTGGGCGCTCGAGACCACCGCCCTGAAACCCGAGACCTTCGCGACCCTCGTGCAGATGGCGCGCGACATCTATCCCCATGACCGGATCGGCACCGAATATTACGTGGTCGCGGTCAAGGGCTACGACACGGCCGAAGCCGCTCCGGCGATCGAGGCGGGCATCGCCGCGCTTGACGAACTGGCGCGGGGCCACGGCTTTCCGGACTACCTTGGCACCGGCTGGGAACGCGACCGGGCCGAGATCCTGCGCGAGATCGAGGACAGCGTCTTCTTCCAGACCATCCGCGGCGGGCTCGTGACCGGGCTTTACAACCAGAAAGCCGTCTGGCCGCTCTTCGGCTACGAGGGCGAAAGCTATTCGAAGGGCGGCTATCTGCACCGCGGCTTCGACGACATCGCCTGGCTCTGAGCCATAGCCAGTCAGGGAGGAACGGATATGGCTGCAAAATTCGACAAGACCGACGACAGCGTGGTCGTCATCATCGGCACCGGCGCGGGCGGCGGGGTGCTGGCCAACGAACTGGCCCAGAAGGGCATCAAGGTCGTGGCACTCGAGGCCGGCGGGCGCTACCTGCCCGAGGATTACATCAACGACGAATGGGAAAGCTTCGGCCAGCTCGCCTGGACCGACCCGCGCAGCACCTCGGGCGACTGGCGGGTGGCGCGCGACTTCCCGGCCCTGCCCGCCTGGATCGTCAAGGCGGTGGGCGGCACCACCACCCATTGGGCCGGTGCCTCGCTGAGGTTCCAGGAGCATGAATGGAAGGCCAAGACCACCTACGGCCCGGTGCAGGGCGCGAACCTGCATGACTGGCCGATCGACGCGGCCGAGATGGAGAAATGGTACGACCTGGCCGAGAAGAAGATGGGCGTGACCCGCACCAACGGCCTGCCCGGCCTGCCGGGGAACAACAACTACAAGGTCTTCGAGGCGGGCGCGCGGGCGCTCGGCTACAAGGAGGTCAGCACCGGCCGGATGGCGATCAACTCGGTCGAGCGCGACGGGCGGCTCAGCTGCCAGCAGACCGGCTTCTGCTTTCAGGGCTGCAAATGGGGCGCCAAATGGTCCACGGCCTATACCGAGATCCCGAATGGCGAAGCGACCGGCAATCTCGAGGTCCGCGAAAAGGCCCATGCCGCACGCATCCTGCATGATGCCAAGGGCAAGGTGACCGGGGTCGAATATTTCGACGCCGAGGGCAATCTGCAGATGCAGAAGGCGCGGATCGTCTGCGTTGCCGGCAACTCGTTCGAAAGCCCGCGGCTTCTGCTCAATTCGGCCTCGTCGATGTTCCCCGACGGGCTGGCCAATTCCTCGGGCCAGGTCGGGCGCAACTACATGCGGCACATGACCGGATCGGTCTATGCCAGCTTCGAGCAGCCGGTCCGGATGTGGCGCGGCACCACCATGGCCGGCATCATCCGCGACGAGGTCCGGCACGATCCCTCTCGGGGCTTCGTCGGCGGCTATGAATTCGAGACGATCAGCCTCGGGCTGCCCTTCATGGCCGCCTTCCTCGATCCGGGCGGCTGGGGGCGCGAATTCACCTCGGCGCTCGACGCCTACGAGACCATGGCCGGGATGTGGATCGTCGGCGAGGACATGCCGCAGGAAACCAACCGCATCACCCTCAACCACGATGTCACCGACCAGCACGGCCTGCCGGTGGTCGATGTCCATTTCGACGACCATCCGAACGACCGGGCGATGCGCGCCCATGCCTATGCCCAGGGCCGCGCGATCTACGAGGCGGTCGGCGCGACCCGGACCTTCCCGACGCCGCCCTATCCCTCGACACACAACCTGGGCACCAACCGGATGTCGGAAAACCCGCGCGACGGGGTGGTGAACCGCTGGGGCCAGACCCATGACGTGACGAACCTCTTCGTGTCGGACGGCTCGCAATTCACCACCGGTGCGGCCGAGAACCCGACCCTGACCATCGTGGCGCTTGCCATCCGTCAGGCCGACCACATCGCCCGCGAGATGTCGGCCCGGACAATCTGACCGCAGTTCCGGCAGTCATTCCGGTCGGCGACCGGACCGGGCCTCCGGGCGGGTCCTGCAGAAACCGGCGGGCCGGGGCGCAAGCCCCGGCCCGTTTCGCCGTGGCACAAGGCGCCTTCCCTGGCGCCGCGACCGGACGGCACGGCCCCGCCGACGGCCAGATCTTCAGCTTGATTTGGCCCGCAAATCCACCAAATTCCTCGGACGACGCCCCAGCCGGGGCCGCCGCCAAGGAGCCCAACGTGCCGACTGTCCGCCCGACCGCCCACCGTTTTCTCACGAGTATCCTCTTCGCCGCCGCCACGTCTTTCGCCGCCGCCCCCTTCGCCCTGGCAGATCAGGTTTCCGCACCGGCGATTGCAGGCCCCGAGCTCGGCGCCCCCACAGCTTTCAGCTTCGACATGCTGGCCGACCGCGCCGCCGCGCTGGCCGCCCGGCCCCATGTCCCGACGCCGGTGCATCAGCCCGACGTGCTGGAAAAGATCGACTATGACGCGCATTGGAAGATCCGCTTCCGCCGCGACGCCACGCTCATGCTGGGCAACACCCCGGCGCAGTTCTTCCATCTCGGCACCTATTTCCGCGAACCGGTGAAGATCTTCGCGGTCGAGAGCGGCACCGCCCGCGAGGTGGTCTACAGCACCGATTACTTCGACATGCCCGAGGACAGCCCGGCCCATGCGCTGAAATCCGATGCGGGCTTTGCCGGCTTCCGGCTGATGCGGCCCGACATGAAGACAGACTGGATCTCGTTCCTGGGCGCGGCCTATTTCCGCTCGGACGGCGCGCTCAGGCAATACGGGCTGTCGGCGCGCGGCATCGCGCTCAATACCGGCATGTCGGTGCCCGAGGAATTCCCGCGCTTCAGCGAATTCTACCTCGAACCGGGCCCGGACGGCCGCACCATCGTCAATGCCCTGCTGGACGGGCCAAGCGTCACGGGCGCCTACCGGATGGTGCTTGGCGACCAGCCCGGCCAGGGCCAGGTCATGGACATCACCGCGCGGCTGTTCTTCCGCGCACCGGTCGAGCGGCTGGGGATCGCGCCCCTGACATCGATGTTCTGGTATTCCGAAAGCAACCGCTTCCAGTCGGCGGATTGGCGGCCCGAGGTGCATGACACTGACGGGCTGATGATCGAGACCGGCGCGGGCGAGCATATCTGGCGGCCGCTGAACAACCCCGACCGGGTCGTGACCTCCAGCTATTTCGACCGCGACATCAGGGGATTCGGGTTGATCCAGCGGGATCGCGAGTTCGAGAATTACCAGGATGACGGGGTTTTCTACGACAAGCGCCCCGCGGTCTGGGTCGAACCGACCTCGCCCTGGGGCGCGGGCGCGGTCCAGCTGATCGAGATCCCGACCGATGACGAGATCTTCGACAATATCGTGGCGTTCTGGAACCCCGAGACCAAGCCGCAGGCCGGCGACGAGATGGCGTTTTCCTACCGGCTGCACTGGACCGAAAGCCCGCCGGTCGAGATGAAGCTGGCCCGCACCGTCGCCACCCGGATCGGCAATGGCGGCGTGCCCGGCCAGCCGCGGCCCGAGGACCAGATCAAGGTCGTGGTCGATTTCGAGGGGCCCGCGCTGGACGGGCTGACCCGGAAGGACGCGATCCTGCCCCAAGTCTCGGCCCCCGAGGGCGTCGAGATCGTCACCCCCTTCGTGCTGCCGGTGGTGGGCACCGATCGCTGGCGGATGGTGTTCGACCTCAAGGCCCCGCCCGGCACCGAGACGGTGGACCTGCGCGCCTTCCTGACC
The genomic region above belongs to Rhodovulum sulfidophilum DSM 1374 and contains:
- a CDS encoding glucan biosynthesis protein is translated as MPTVRPTAHRFLTSILFAAATSFAAAPFALADQVSAPAIAGPELGAPTAFSFDMLADRAAALAARPHVPTPVHQPDVLEKIDYDAHWKIRFRRDATLMLGNTPAQFFHLGTYFREPVKIFAVESGTAREVVYSTDYFDMPEDSPAHALKSDAGFAGFRLMRPDMKTDWISFLGAAYFRSDGALRQYGLSARGIALNTGMSVPEEFPRFSEFYLEPGPDGRTIVNALLDGPSVTGAYRMVLGDQPGQGQVMDITARLFFRAPVERLGIAPLTSMFWYSESNRFQSADWRPEVHDTDGLMIETGAGEHIWRPLNNPDRVVTSSYFDRDIRGFGLIQRDREFENYQDDGVFYDKRPAVWVEPTSPWGAGAVQLIEIPTDDEIFDNIVAFWNPETKPQAGDEMAFSYRLHWTESPPVEMKLARTVATRIGNGGVPGQPRPEDQIKVVVDFEGPALDGLTRKDAILPQVSAPEGVEIVTPFVLPVVGTDRWRMVFDLKAPPGTETVDLRAFLTRNGRPLTETWLGQIHPDQIERLR